The genomic interval TCTCTATGTCTTCCTCCTGTTACTTCTTCTCCCTTACCTAACAATATATACTCGTCCAACTTTATTTTCCTTGCAACATCTGCCAATGAAATTTCTCGAACTATACCAGATCTTACCTTAGACATCTTTCCTTCAGCCATATCTGGTCTATTCAAATACAAATACTCGCTTATTACTATACACAAAACAGAATCTCCCAAAAACTCTATTCTCTCGTTTGATGGGAACTTCCATTTTTTATTTTCATTTGTATATGAACTATGTGTTAAAGCTAGTAATAATAAATTTTTGTCTTTGAATGTATAATTTATGTTTTCTTCAAACGCTCTATTTGTTTCAATAATCTTCTCCACATTACACATACTACTTCACCTTTCCTGGGAAAAATAAAACTTCTTTATCATTATCAAAAAACCACCTTACTATATAAAGGAATGAGGCCTCCTTTATTAAGGTACAAAAGGTCTGCCTCACCTAAAGCACTTTACCGAAATCTAAGATTTTATATAATCCAATGCATCTCCTACTGTAAGTATTTTTTCTGCATCTTCATCTGGAATCTCTATATTGAATTCTTCCTCCAATGCCATTATTAATTCAACAACATCAAGAGAATCTGCACCTAAATCATCAATGAAAGAAGACTCCAATGTAATCTCACTTTCCTCAACTCCCAACTGATCAACTATTACTTGTTTCAATCTGTCCAACATATTAAAAAGCACCTCCTTTCAAGTAATTTTACTCTATTCTATAAATTAAACTCTTATCTTCTCCTGTAGCTTATTTTCTATACCATCAATAACCTTTTCACTTGCGAGCCTATAGGCTGTTTTTATTGCACTCTTTATCGCTTTTGCATCAGATCTTCCATGGCACT from Clostridiales bacterium carries:
- a CDS encoding ribonuclease III, which translates into the protein MCNVEKIIETNRAFEENINYTFKDKNLLLLALTHSSYTNENKKWKFPSNERIEFLGDSVLCIVISEYLYLNRPDMAEGKMSKVRSGIVREISLADVARKIKLDEYILLGKGEEVTGGRHRDSILEDSFESLVGAIYLDSDLETIRKFILTSMEDIIKKIINGKIILDFKSRLQERVQHDGVLGISYNIIKEEGPDHDKKFKVNVEIDGKVMGEGIGRSKKEAEQNAAKQALERINNA
- the acpP gene encoding acyl carrier protein, which translates into the protein MLDRLKQVIVDQLGVEESEITLESSFIDDLGADSLDVVELIMALEEEFNIEIPDEDAEKILTVGDALDYIKS